In the genome of Pseudanabaena sp. BC1403, the window TGTTTTAGAGAGAGTAGATTTGCGCCAAGTCATCTTCAAAAATGCGAATTTGAACGGTATTAAAATTGTTAAAGTCGATCTCCGAGGCGCAGATCTTAGTAACGCAAGTCTTGTTGACGCAAACTTAGCTTTTTCTAATCTGACTGAAGCAAATTTATCTCAAGCAAATTTATTGCGGGCAAACCTATCACAGTCCAAATTAGTCTCAGCGCTTTTACCAAAAGCAGAGCTAATGAAATCAAATCTGAGTGAAGCTGATCTCAATTCAGCAAATCTTAAGGGAGCAAATTTATTGCTTGCCAACCTCCGCAAAGCCAATTTAGTTAAGGTAAATCTGAGTGAGAGCAATTTAAGTGCCGCTAATTTGAGTGAAGCTATTTTAGATGAAGCCAATTTATCCTCGGCAGATTTGCGATCGGCGGAGCTACACTTGACCAATCTCTCTAATGCAAATCTGAGTTCTGCGAACCTGACAGCTGCGAAACTAGTTCTGATCGAGTTTTCAGGGACAAATCTTAATGGGGCAAATTTTCGCAATGCGATCGTTGAAAATATTGGCAGCATCGAAGCCGCAGATTTTACTAATGCTGTAAATCTTGCTCCTAATATTCGTAAATATTTCTGCTCTTTGGCTTCTGGCAACTCTGCTGAGACTGGGAGCTCTACAAAATCAACTCTTAATTGTTTGCCATGAATCAACATAAAAACCAATATTTTTTTCAGGGGTGGCTACGCCACCCCTGAAAAAAATATTGGTTTTTATATAAGCGATCGCTATTCGCATTCTTGGAACTCGAATCGGTATTTGACGATTCCACGACAACCATCCAAAGCGCTATTTTTCAATTCTAAGACCATAAATACATCATCTGGAACTAGGTACTCACACTTTAGTCCCTTTTCTTTTGCGGAAATAAATCCGAAACGTGAATAGTATTCTGGATATCCCAACACCACCACAGCTTTGCATCCTAAATCAGAGCATTTCTCTAAACTATGTTTAATCAATAGAGATCCAATTCCCCGCCGTTGATATTGAGGCAATACTGCTAATGGTGCTAATCCAAGAATCATTAATTCTTCAGAGCGTTTTTCGTCGATCGTAACGGGACTAAAGAAAATATGACCAACAATTTGTTCTGATTCTATAGCAACAAAAGAAAGTGTATTGTCAATTTCCCTTAACTGATCGACTAAGTTAGCCTCATTCTCTCGTCCAAAGGCTGCGATATTAACCGTACGAATTGCATCTATATCTTCTGGACGTTCGTTTTGAATTTCCATCAGTTTAGGTAAATAAAATAGTCCCTTAGATAATATGTCACGGCGATCGCCGTGACATCAGCAGTTCTCATTATGAAAATCGGTTGTTTGAAAGCCCGCCGTTGGCGGGCTTTCAAACAACCGATTTTGGTGTTTCCAGCGCCTTCGGCGCTGGAAACACCAAAATCGGTTTCATAATGAGAATTGCTGCCGTGACATATATTTAGACCTATCAAAAAGTAAAAGTGATAAAAGGTAATTACCATTACTTTTTGGTTTTATGTCACCAACTGCTATACGTTGTCTCTGATAAAGAGTAAAATCGGTATAATTGACTAAAATCGTCAAAATTAACACTTAAATTTTAACTCTTAGCAATTTACTGCTAGTCTAAAAAGCGCTAAAAGAGTATCACTGTAATGATCGAAGAAGAAAACAACCTAATTTCTGACGACCTCATCGACGAAGATGATGAGGTACTTGAGTCTCGGCTGCAACAACTTGCAACCGAAGAATTAAATCAAATCGCAAACCCAGAAACATCTATCCCAGAAGGCTCTCAAGGATCTGCGACTACAACTAGCGAATCAAAACCTGAAGTAAGTAAAGCAAACGCCGCCGCCGCCGCAACGCTAGACAAAATTAATGGTTTGATCGCTGAGTCAACATCACTTAGAGAGCAGCTAGACGATCGCAAACAGCAATACTTACGGCTGTATGCCGACTTTGAGAATTTTCGCAAACGTACAGAGCGCGATAAAGAAGAGCAAGAAGGCACAATTACAGGCAAGATTCTCAAAAAAATCTTGCCTGTAGTTGACGATTTTGAACGGGCGCAGTTACAAATTTCACCAAAAACAGATGGTGAAGCGTCAATTCACAAAAGTTATCAATCGGTATACAAACAGTTACTCAAATGCCTCAAAGAGACAGGTGTAGTAAGAATGGAATGCGTCGGTCAAGACTTTGACCCTAATTTTCATGAAGCAATTATGCAAGAACCCTCGACTGAATATGGCGAAGGCATAATCACTGAGGAATTACGCCCAGGATATTTAGTCAGCGACGATCGAGTTTTACGTCATTCTCTGGTTAAAGTATCATCTGGGAAAATCGATGGCGATGATAGTGCATCTTCTGAAAATGCTACCGAAAATAGCTCTGGAGAATCCAACTAAAATAAATATTTCAAGATTGCGATCGCGATTGCATCTTGAAATGCATTATTAGGGTACATTATTCAGAAATTCATTAAGCTAAACTTTAAAAAAGCTTTTAACGGAACTGGCGAATATGTCGAAAGTAATTGGGATCGACCTTGGTACGACAAACAGTTGTGTTTCTGTTTTAGAGGGTGGTAAGCCTGTTGTCATCTCTAGTGCAGAGGGAGGGCGAACCACACCTAGTATTGTCGCTTTTGTCAAAGACAGCAGCGAGCGGATTGTTGGGCAGGTTGCTAAGCGCCAATCTGTTACCAACTCAGTAAATACGGTTTACAGTATTAAGCGGTTTATTGGTCGTAGCTGGGATGAGACTGAGCAGGAGCGTAGTCGCGTTCCTTATACTGCGGTCAAGGGTAAAGATAATACCGTAGATGTCCAGATTGGCGATCGCGCTTATACTCCCCAAGAAATTTCGGCGATGATCTTGCAAAAACTGAAGCAAGATGCCGAGAACTATCTAGGTGAAGAAGTGACTCAAGCGGTTATTACCGTACCCGCTTATTTCACTGATACTCAGCGCCAAGCAACAAAAGACGCTGGGGCTATTTCGGGCATGGAGGTTCTGCGGATTGTCAATGAACCTACAGCAGCGGCTCTCGCCTATGGTTTGGACAAGCAAGATCAAGATCAGATTGTTCTAGTGTTTGACCTTGGCGGTGGAACGTTTGATGTATCTGTTTTACAGCTTGGCGATGGTATTTTTGAAGTTAAGGCAACCTCAGGAAATAATCACCTTGGTGGTGATGACTTTGACGCGATGATTGTGGATTGGCTAGTTGCTGACTTTAAACAAAAAGAAGGAATTGACTTAGCCGCTGACAAAACCGCTTTGCAGCGACTCAAAGAAGCTGCTGAAAAAGCCAAAATTGAGCTTTCTAGTGCCCCTTCAACCTTAATTAGCTTGCCATTTATTGCATCTGATGCCACTGGCCCAAAGACCATTGAGCTAGACTTTACCCGTTCCAAATTTGATGAGATTACAGCATCTTTAGTCAAATCAACTCTTGAGCCAACAGCTCAAGCTCTTAAAGATGCAGGGTTATTACCGAAAGAAATTAATCGAATTATTTTAGTTGGTGGCTCCACCCGTATTCCTTCTGTACAAGATGCGATCTCCAGATTTTTTGATGGTAAAAAACCAGACCAATCGGTTAATCCAGATGAAGCTGTAGCGATCGGCGCTGCTGTCCAAGCGGGGATCTTAGGTGGCGAGGTTAAGGATCTCTTATTGCTAGACGTAATTCCTCTTTCAATCGGACTAGAAACTCAAGGAGGTGTATTTACTAAAAACCTAGAACGCAACACCACAATTCCTACTAGCAAGTCCCAAATTTTCTCCACCGCCGTTGACAATCAATCGGCTGTAGAAATCCATGTCCTCCAAGGTGAACGGGCGATGGTAAAGGACAATAAGAGCCTCGGCAAATTTGAGCTAGAGGGTATTCGTCCCGCACCTCGCGGTATTCCGCAGATCGAGGTTTCCTTTGATATTGATGCTAACGGTATTCTCAAGGTGTCAGCGCGAGATATTGATACTGGGGTTGAGCAAAGTATTAGCATCACTAATACGGGTGGATTGAGCCCTAGTGAAATTGAGAGAATGCGGATGGAAGCTGAAGTCTATTCTGAAGAAGATGAGGCTCGCCGTGAATTAGCGAATATGCGGAACCAAGCATCTAACTTGATTCGCACAGTTGAAGAAATCCTCAGAGACAATGGCCCTTCGGTCATCACTACAAGTTTGCGCGAACCTACGCTAAAAAACATGGAAGCTCTCAAGAATTTATATGAAGCTGAAGAAGCCACCTATGAAGACTTACAAACTGCAATTAAACCGTTACAGCAATCCCTATTTGAAGTAACTCAAACAGTTGAGAAATACTCCCAAGTTGAGCGGGTCAAGCAGAAACCGAGCGACAGCTTAGAATAAAACTGAATGGCGATGCTTTTGCATCGTTCTAGCAATTCTAATTTTAAAAATTGGTTTTTTGAAAATCAGCCACAGACTGATTTTCAAAAAACCAATTTTGTATTTTCCACCGCAAGCAGTGGAAAATACGAAATTGGTTTCATAATGAGAATTGCTGACACCGCTCTTCAGTTTTACTGCGATCGCAAAGCGCTGTATGATGACAGAGTTATACTTGTATTTTTGGCTACAGTTGCCAGCTGTCAACATTGGCAACTAAAGCTTATTTTGTAAACCGTGAGCCGCTATGTCACTGTTTGATTGGTTTGCTGAAACCCGCTCCCGCGCAGGTGAAGCTTATCACCGCAAAACTCCTAATCTGAATCAAAACTCTCAAGAACGTGAAATTCCTGACGGTTTGTGGCACAAATGTTCTAGTTGTGGTGCTTTAACCTATGTAAAGGATCTAAAAATCAATTTGATGGTTTGCCCAGAATGTGGTCATCACAATCAGGTTAATGCTTATGAGCGTATAGCTCAGTTGATTGATTCTGGTACATGGCAGGAAATGGATCCAGATTTAACTTCTTGTGATCCACTAGGTTTTAAAGATCGTAAGCCTTATATAGATCGCATCAAAGAATATAAGCAAAAAACTGGTTTAAGTGATGGGGTGATCACTGGAACTGGCAAGATAGATGGATGTGATGCTGCAATGGCAGTAATGGATTTTCGCTTTATGGGCGGCAGTATGGGATCGGTAGTAGGTGAAAAAATCACCCGTATGCTAGAAACTGCTACTGCAAAACGCTTTCCTGCTTTGATATTTTGTGCTTCGGGTGGAGCACGGATGCAAGAGGGGATTTTGAGCTTAATGCAGATGGCGAAGACTTCGGCAGCTCTGGAGCGTCATCGACAAGCTAATTTGCTTTATATCCCCGTTTTGACAAATCCCACTACGGGCGGCGTGACTGCGAGTTTTGCCATGCTCGGCGATATTATTTTGGCGGAGCCCAAAGCTTTGATCGGGTTTACAGGTCGGCGCGTAATTGAGCAGACTCTCAAGCAAAAAATTCCCGATGGCTTCCAGTCATCAGAATATTTGCTCGATCATGGATTTGTAGATGCGGTTGTGCCAAGAACAAAGCTGAAACAAAGTTTGGCGATGATTTTGAAAATGCATCAGCCGCAAGAGTTAATTGCTAATAATCAAAATCTTAATGGTGCTACTCAGTCTGTAACCCATGCTATGTCTGATAGTTCGCTAAGCTTATGAATCAATTTTTGAGTGGCGCGGCTTCGCCGCGCCACTCAAAAATTGGTTTTTAGTTAACTTCACAACCGAACGAAGTATGGACATCTTTAAAGTCAGGGGTCATAAATTCGGGAGCCATAGGAGCCATAGCGCAAGAGAACGAGTAGCTACACCAAGTGAGCCTTTGAGGCGCATCTTGATCGATTTCAAGATTTATGGCAAGGCGTGGAGAGTCGATCGCTAATTTAATAGCATTTTCTGGCTCACAAACTCCCCACTCGATCAGATTATTGACTGCGTTGATTAAGGGCAGTGTTGTACCTGAGAGCGTGCCGTCGGGTAATCTGGCTGTACCATTTTGAATCGTTATCTGGCGATCGTCCCAAGGATAAGTACCATCGGGCAAACCAAGGGGCGCAAGGGCATCACTAACCAGAAAAATTTGTTTTTTCATCCTATAGATTAGTTTGATCATTTCGGGCGAAACATGAACTCCATCTGCGATTAACCCGCACCAAACCCGATCGCTTAAAATTGCTTCGCCTAATAAACCAACATCACGATGATGCAAACTTGGCATGGCATTAAAGGCATGAGTGACCATTGTTGCGCCTTGCTCGATCACCACTCTCGTTTGCTCAGCATTGGCTGTAGAGTGTCCTAAACTGACGATGATATTGCGATCGCATAAATATTTAATGGTTTCGCCCGTGGGATCGAGTTCGGGCGCGAGGGTGACAAGCTTAATAAATTTGGTGTAATGACCTAATACCTGCTGCAAGGTATTGAGATTAAGCGGTAATAAATGTTGCTGAGGATGTGCGCCCCTTTTGTCAGGATGAAGAAATGGCCCTTCAAGATGTATGCCTAAAATTTTGGCTTCGAGAGAATTAGGATTTTGCTTTTGATTGGCGATCGCTTCAGCTAGAAAAAATAGCGATCGATGTGTTTGCTCGATAGATGTAGTAACAAGTGTAGGCAAGAATCCGTCTAGCCCTTGTTGATATAAAAACTGGCAAATCTCAGGTAAATTAGCTGCGCGATCGCAATTTAGATCGTTAAAAGGAATTCCTAATGCTCCATTAATTTGGAGATCGATCGCTCCTTGAGTAGAACAGATGATTCTGCGTAAACCTGTCATGATAGTTTCAACGAAGTGGGTAGTTAGAAGCGATCGTCTCTTGAAAGACAAATGAATTGTATGGATTTTGAAATTTTTTAGCTATGCTAACTTAATTATGATGGTTGGGAGCAGGTTAGGAAAATTTACCAAGAAAGCGATCGCGAAGAATTTTTTACTTCTGTGGAACAGTTTTTATTCAGTACAGGCTATATACAGAATAGCTATAGCCATCAAGGTTAGACCAAAACTAAAACTCAAGAGAGAATGGCAGCGCGAAGGGCAACTCGCTCTTGGGTTTTATCTCTTGACTTGACCTTGATGGCTATAACTTAAGAAGAGCATAGAAATAAATCTAACTAAGCTATCGAACCTTGCTTAACTAGTTAGAACATGCGACTAATTAAAAATTTACAGTGATTTGTTTGATCGGAAATCACTGTAAATAATTCATGATACTAATTCTATCTCATCGATCGCAACTGATTCAGCCTCAATGACATCGATTGCAACTGTTGGCACAACAGACAAATCGGATTCGCTGATGACTGGTAACTTCTTGCGAGACAATTGCATTGCTTCTAAACAACCATTAATGTTAGAAACTGCTGCGTTGTAAGCATCAATATTTTGCTTAATGTCACCTTGCAAGCGGCGATTGTTATCAATCTTAGATTGAGCTTCCTTCTCAAGAGTTTGCGCCAGATATGCACGAGCGCGATCGTACTGCTGCAAAATCTCATCAGCTTGTTTCTCTGCACCC includes:
- a CDS encoding GNAT family N-acetyltransferase, translated to MEIQNERPEDIDAIRTVNIAAFGRENEANLVDQLREIDNTLSFVAIESEQIVGHIFFSPVTIDEKRSEELMILGLAPLAVLPQYQRRGIGSLLIKHSLEKCSDLGCKAVVVLGYPEYYSRFGFISAKEKGLKCEYLVPDDVFMVLELKNSALDGCRGIVKYRFEFQECE
- the grpE gene encoding nucleotide exchange factor GrpE, whose protein sequence is MIEEENNLISDDLIDEDDEVLESRLQQLATEELNQIANPETSIPEGSQGSATTTSESKPEVSKANAAAAATLDKINGLIAESTSLREQLDDRKQQYLRLYADFENFRKRTERDKEEQEGTITGKILKKILPVVDDFERAQLQISPKTDGEASIHKSYQSVYKQLLKCLKETGVVRMECVGQDFDPNFHEAIMQEPSTEYGEGIITEELRPGYLVSDDRVLRHSLVKVSSGKIDGDDSASSENATENSSGESN
- the dnaK gene encoding molecular chaperone DnaK → MSKVIGIDLGTTNSCVSVLEGGKPVVISSAEGGRTTPSIVAFVKDSSERIVGQVAKRQSVTNSVNTVYSIKRFIGRSWDETEQERSRVPYTAVKGKDNTVDVQIGDRAYTPQEISAMILQKLKQDAENYLGEEVTQAVITVPAYFTDTQRQATKDAGAISGMEVLRIVNEPTAAALAYGLDKQDQDQIVLVFDLGGGTFDVSVLQLGDGIFEVKATSGNNHLGGDDFDAMIVDWLVADFKQKEGIDLAADKTALQRLKEAAEKAKIELSSAPSTLISLPFIASDATGPKTIELDFTRSKFDEITASLVKSTLEPTAQALKDAGLLPKEINRIILVGGSTRIPSVQDAISRFFDGKKPDQSVNPDEAVAIGAAVQAGILGGEVKDLLLLDVIPLSIGLETQGGVFTKNLERNTTIPTSKSQIFSTAVDNQSAVEIHVLQGERAMVKDNKSLGKFELEGIRPAPRGIPQIEVSFDIDANGILKVSARDIDTGVEQSISITNTGGLSPSEIERMRMEAEVYSEEDEARRELANMRNQASNLIRTVEEILRDNGPSVITTSLREPTLKNMEALKNLYEAEEATYEDLQTAIKPLQQSLFEVTQTVEKYSQVERVKQKPSDSLE
- the accD gene encoding acetyl-CoA carboxylase, carboxyltransferase subunit beta; the encoded protein is MSLFDWFAETRSRAGEAYHRKTPNLNQNSQEREIPDGLWHKCSSCGALTYVKDLKINLMVCPECGHHNQVNAYERIAQLIDSGTWQEMDPDLTSCDPLGFKDRKPYIDRIKEYKQKTGLSDGVITGTGKIDGCDAAMAVMDFRFMGGSMGSVVGEKITRMLETATAKRFPALIFCASGGARMQEGILSLMQMAKTSAALERHRQANLLYIPVLTNPTTGGVTASFAMLGDIILAEPKALIGFTGRRVIEQTLKQKIPDGFQSSEYLLDHGFVDAVVPRTKLKQSLAMILKMHQPQELIANNQNLNGATQSVTHAMSDSSLSL
- the nagA gene encoding N-acetylglucosamine-6-phosphate deacetylase, with the translated sequence MTGLRRIICSTQGAIDLQINGALGIPFNDLNCDRAANLPEICQFLYQQGLDGFLPTLVTTSIEQTHRSLFFLAEAIANQKQNPNSLEAKILGIHLEGPFLHPDKRGAHPQQHLLPLNLNTLQQVLGHYTKFIKLVTLAPELDPTGETIKYLCDRNIIVSLGHSTANAEQTRVVIEQGATMVTHAFNAMPSLHHRDVGLLGEAILSDRVWCGLIADGVHVSPEMIKLIYRMKKQIFLVSDALAPLGLPDGTYPWDDRQITIQNGTARLPDGTLSGTTLPLINAVNNLIEWGVCEPENAIKLAIDSPRLAINLEIDQDAPQRLTWCSYSFSCAMAPMAPEFMTPDFKDVHTSFGCEVN